The genomic window TCGTCGGTGCTGAGCACCTCGGCGACCGGGCGCAGCGCGGTCAGCGAATCGGTGCCGTGGCTGACCGGGTCGATGAGCACAGTGCCGGCGCCGGCCCGCCGGATCTGGATGAGGTACGCGCGATTGGAGTAGCGGAAGCCCGACGCCCGCTCGGCGTCCACCGCGAACGAGCCGTGCCCGCCGCCCAGCAACTCCGCGGCCGCGGCGATCTCGCGGACGGTCACCGCGAGCTCGGGCACCCCCTCGGCGGGGTGCAGTAGCGGGATCGGTTCGGGTTCAGTGCTGCCGGGCGCATCGGCCGCCGGTTCGCCCATATCAGGCGCGTGACCGCGAGCCCAGGTCGGTGACCCCGACGGGCGGCAGGCCCGAGGCGTGCTCCAGCACTTCGCAGAATGCCTCGACGTGGACCCCGACCTCGGGGGTGGTCGCCGTCCACGAGGCCCGCAGTTCGAGCTGGTGGGCGCGCGGCGGTCCGGAGATGTCGCCGTAGCGCACCGACGTGGTCGCGGTGACGGTGCCGCCCAGGGCGGTGACCTGGTCGGTGCGCGATTCCAGCGCATCGACCAGCCAGCTCCACGCCACTTCCGGCAGTAGCGGGTCGACGGCCTCGCTCGAGTCGAGGTCGGCCTGGATGTAGGCGACCAGGCGGATGGTGCCGTCCCAGGCGTCGGCGCCGTCGGGGTCGTAGAGCAGGATCAGGCGGCCGAATGCGTCGCCCTCGGAGCGTTCGGGGACGATCTCGAGGTCGGGATGCTTGACCTCGGCACCCAGCGCGTAGCTGAAGGGCGCCAGCCGCTGCGGCGGCCGGATCGGGCCCAACTCGATCTCCGGCCGGGCGTTGACGGCATTCATCGCCGCCACCGCCTCGCGGAACGGGCCCGGTTCGACTGAAGTCACTGGCGCAGCTCCTCCTCGTCGCTCCCGCTCCGCATCGTCGTATGCGCGGGTCACAGCGTCCGACGCTAGACCCATCGCCCGACCCGCCGCGACAGGCGCGCCGGTTTTCAAACGGGTCGCGACCAAGCCGTTACCTGGTCTTGTCGCGGTCTCCATAGTCGGGTGTTCTCGCTGCTCAGCTGCCTGTTCCGCCGGTGAATCGGGCCGGGCGCTTCTCGCGGTGCGCGGCCAGGCCCTCCTGGACGTCGGGGCCGCTGAAACTGAGGAATTCCAGGCCAAGCGAGGTTTCGAAGGTGGGCGCGAACATCCGGTACCAGGAATTCAGGCTGCGTTTGGTCCAGCGGATGGCGTTTTGCGCGCCCTGCGCCAGGTCGCCGGCGATCCGGGTCGCGGTCGCCAGCACATCGTCGTCGTCGACGCAGGCCGAGACCAGGCCGATCCGCTCGGCTTCCTCGCCGAGCAGCGTCTCGCAGGTCAGCAGGTAGAACTTGGCCTTGGCCATGCCGACCAGCAGCGGCCAGCAGATCGTGGCGTGGTCGCCCGCCGCGACGCCGAGCTTGGTGTGCCCGTCGATGAGCTTGGCGGTGCGGCCCGCGACCGAGATGTCGGCCAGCAGCGCCACCACCAGCCCGGCGCCGACGGCCGGGCCGCGGATCGCCGAGACCACCGGCTTGTCGAAGTTGACCAGGTTGAGCACCAGATCACGGGCCTCCCGCATGATGCGGATCCGGCCCTCGTAGTCGTTGATGGTCTCGTCGATCAGGTCGAAGCTGCCGCCGGAGGAGAACGCCTTGCCCTCGCCGCGGACCAGGACGGCACGCACGGCCGGGTCGCGATCGATCGCCGGCCAGACGTCGGCGAGGTCACGGTGCATCTGCGGCCCGACCGAATTCAGTCCGGGGGAGTCGAGCACCACCTCGAGGACGCCGTTATCACCGAGTTCAAAGCGGAGGCTCGGGAATTCGTCGTAGCTGATCGGCACGGGACCGATGTTACGCAAGCGCCGATCGGCACTCGTGGCAGCATTGAGGCTGATGAACACCCCTGTGCGTGCCCGCCGTAAGCTGCCCGAGTCGCCGTACCTGGCCGCGCTGGCCGGTCGCAAACCCCACCGGGTGCCGGTGTGGTTCATGCGGCAGGCCGGCCGTTCGCTGCCCGAGTACCGCAAGTTGCGCGAACGACACAGCATGCTGGCGGCGTGCTTGCAGCCGGAGGTCGTCTGCGAGATCACCCTGCAGCCCATCCGGCGTCACGACGTCGACGCCGCGATCCTGTTCTCCGACATCGTGGTACCGCTGCGCGCTGCGGGCATAGATCTGGACATCGTCGCCGACGTCGGGCCGGTGATCGCCCACCCGATCCGCACCGACGCCGACATCGATGCGATGAAACCGCTTGAGGCACAGGCAATTCAGCCGGTGAGCGAGGCGGTGGCGCTGCTCGTCGACGCGCTGGGCGAGGTGCCGCTGATCGGTTTCGCCGGTGCGCCGTTTACCCTGGCGTCCTATCTCGTCGAGGGCGGCCCCAGCCGGAATCACGCCCGCACCAAGACCATGATGCTGTCCGAGCCGGCGAGCTGGCACGCGCTGATGTCGAAGCTGGCCGATCTGACCGTCGCGTTTCTGCGTGGCCAGATCGAGGCCGGGATCGACGCCATCCAGGTGTTCGACTCGTGGGCCGGGACGCTGTCGCTGGCCGATTACCGCCAATACGTGTTGCCGCACAGCGCGCGGGTCTTCGCCACCCTGGCCGAATACCGCATACCGATGACGCATTTCGGGGTCGGGACCGCCGAGCTGCTGGGTGCGATGAGCGAAGCGGGCGCGACAACCGTCGGCGTGGACTGGCGCACCTCGCTCACCGATGCCGCGGCTAGGGTGCGGCCCGGCACCGCGCTGCAGGGCAACCTCGATCCCGTCGTGCTGCTGGCCGGCTGGCCGGCGGTGGAGCGTGCCGCGCGCGCCGTCGTCGACGACGGGCGACGCGCGGTGGACGCCGGGGCCCGCGGCCACGTGTTCAATCTGGGGCACGGGGTGCTGCCGGAGACCGACCCCGGTGTGCTGACCGACCTGGTGTCGCTGGTCCACTCGCTATGAGTGCTCGCTCGTATTGCGTTGTGGGCGGTGGTATTTCGGGTTTGACCGCAGCCTACCGGCTGCGTCAGGCGGCCGGCGACGACGCGAGCATCACGCTGTTGCACCCGGATGAGAAGCTCGGCGGCATCCTGCGCACCGAGCCGGTGGCCGGGCGTCCGATGGACGTGGGTGCCGAGGCGTTCGTGCTCAGGCGCCCCGAGATGCCGGCCCTGCTGGCCGAATTGGGGCTGTCGGAACGCCAATTGGGCACCACCGGCGTCCGGCCGTTGATCTACAGCCAGCAGTCGTTGCACCCGCTGCCGCCGGCCACCGTCGTGGGGATTCCCTCGTCGGCGGCGTCGATGGGTGGGCTGGTCGACGACGCGACCGTCGCGTGGATCGACACCGAACCCACCCGCCCGCTGAGCTGGACGCTGGGCAGCGACCCTGCGGTGGCCGAGCTGGTCGGCGAGCGCTTCGGGGAGCAGGCGGTGGCCCGTTCGGTGGACCCGCTGCTGAGCGGGGTGTACGCGGGCTCGGCGGCGACGATCGGGCTGCGGGCCGCGGCCCCCGGCGTGGCGGCCGCCCTCGACCGCGGCGCGGCCAGCCTGACCGAGGCGGTGCGTGCGGCAGCGCCGCCGGCCAGCAGCGCCCCGGTGTTCGGGGCGATCGATGGTAGCTACCAGGTGCTGGTCGACGAACTCCGCGAGCGCAGCCGGGCGCGGTGGGTGCGCGCCGCGGTGCAGCGGATCGAGCCTGCGGGCTCGGGCTGGTCGCTGCGCGATGACGCCGGAACGGCCTGGGAAGCAGACGCCGCGATCCTGGCCATCCCCGCCCCGCGCGTCGCGCGGTTGATTTCCGCCGTGGCGCCGGACAGTTCGGCGGCCGCGAGCCGGGTCACCAGCGCGTCGTCGGCGGTGCTGGCGCTCGCCGTGCCGGGTGACACCGCGTTTCCCGAGTGCTCGGGCGTGCTGGTGGCGTCCGGTGAGCGCCTGCACGCCAAGGCGATCACGTTGTCATCGCGCAAATGGGGCATTCCGGGGGACGTGCAGTTCCTGCGACTGTCGTTTGGGCGGTTCGGCGACGACCTGGCCGTCACCGCCACCGACGAGCAGCTGCTGGCCTGGGCGGCCGACGACCTGGCGACGGTGTTCGGGTTGCGGGTCGAGCCCGTCGACGCCCGGATGCAGCGCTGGATCGAGGCGATGCCGCAGTACGGGCCGGGGCACGCCGACCTGGTCGCCGAGATCCGCGCCGGCCTGCCGCCGACGCTGGCCGTGGCCGGCAGCTACCTCGACGGGATCGGGGTGCCGGCCTGCATCGGGGCGGCCGGCCGCGCCGCCGAGCGCGTGATCGGGGCCACCGGTGGCGCCGGCGCCGGAGTGGCACGATAGGTCCCATGGCCAAGATCGACTTCGACGCGCTGAACGCTACGATTCGCTACCTGATGTTCTCGGTGTTCTCGGTGCGGCCGGGCGCGCTCGGCGAGCAACGCGAGGCCGTGATCGAGGACGCGACCCGGTTCTTCAAGCAGCAGGAGGAACGCGGCGTCGTGGTGCGCGGTCTCTACGACGTCGCGGGTCTGCGCGCCGACGCGGATTTCATGGTCTGGACGCACGCCGAGCGTGTCGAGGCACTGCAGGCGACCTACGCCGACTTCCGCCGCACTACCTCGCTGGGGCAGGTCAGCTTGCCGGTGTGGAGCAGCGTGGCGCTGCACCGCCCCGCGGAGTTCAACAAGAGCCACATCCCCGCGTTCCTGGCCGGCGAAGAGCCCGGCGCCTACATCTGCGTCTATCCGTTCGTGCGGTCCTACGAGTGGTACCTGCTGCCCGACGAGGAGCGCCGCCGGATGCTCGCCGAGCACGGGATGGCCGCCCGCGAGTACAAGGATGTCCGGGCCAACACGGTCCCGGCGTTCGCCCTGGGGGACTACGAGTGGCTACTGGCCTTCGAGGCGCCCGAACTGCACCGCATCGTCGACCTGATGCGGGAACTGCGCGCCACCGACGCTCGCCGGCACACCCGCGAGGAGACGCCGTTCTTCACCGGCCCGCGGGTGGCCGTCGAGCAGCTGGTGAATTCGCTACCCTGACGGACCGCGCAGTACGGGTAGTCGGCCTCCCATGCGATGTTGTCGATGCCGATCTGGTGTCGCAGCTGGACCCTGACGTGGTCGCTGATGGGGCACGTCAGGAAGCGTTCGCGAAACACTCGCTGGGCAGCTTGCCGCCGACGCGGCGGCGGAAGCGTTCAGTCAGCCCGGCGGCGGACCGCCGACGCGCTAACCCCCGGCACCTGCGGAGGGCGTTGTGGCGGAGGCAATGTGGTCGAGAACATGGGTGAGCACGGCGTCTGGTGCTTCGATTTGTGGCCAGTGGCCGATGTCGGTGTCCAGCATCACCACGTCGGCGTCGGGAATGACCTGCCGGTACCGCTCGGCCATGTGCCGGCCGGAATTGGGATCGGCCGGCCCGTCGATCAACCGCATTGGGACGGCTGTCTGCCGCATCGCGCGCACCCAGCGGTTGCGGTGCGTCAAGCGGTCGTTGATGAACCGTCCGACCTTGTGGGAGACGCGTTTGCCGTCGTTGTACTCCAGGATTTCGTTGAACTACTGTCGCAGCGTGGGTGACGGCTTGGTCTGGGCGCCGAAGAGTTCGTCGATCGTGCGCTCGAGGACGCGCCTGGACAGCACCACTTTGCGGAACCGGCTGGCGACCGCGCCGAGTCCGGTCTGCGACAACAGGATCTGGGCGAGTCGAGGCGTATAGACCTCGTTGAACAATCCGCCGTTGAGCCAGGTCATCGAGCGGATGTGCAATGTAGCCGAAGTCGCTCCTGCTTCGTGGCGTGCCAGAAGTTCTTGCGCAACGGAGTCGCCGATGTCGTGGGTGACGATGTGCACGCTGTCCACCCCGAGGCGCGCCAGCAGGGCCTCGTGCATGTCGGCATGGTCAGGCACGGAGTAGCCGTAGGCAACTGGCTTGTCGGAGAAGCCCATGCCCAGCATGTCGGGGGCGATGACGGTGAACTTCGACGTCAATGCCGGCCAGATGAAGGACCAATCCCAAGAGTTGAACGGATAGCCGTGAATCAACAACAGCGCGGGCCCGGCGCCTTCCATCCGGTAGAAGACGTCGAATCCCAGGTAGTCGAAGTGCCGACCGCCGGCTTTCCACGCTTCGAGTGCTGCATCCATGCCCGCACTCTAACTGGGTTCTGATTTTGAACGCAATAGCCTAAGCTGGCGACATGCGCCACGACGATCTCCACCTGGAACCGTGTTCGATCCTGCGGCCGCTCGGGTTGCTCGGCGACCGGTGGACGATGGTCGTGCTGCGGCAGGCCTTTGCGGGTGTGCGGCGCTTCGAGGACTTCCACTCGGTGTTGGGCCTGAGCCGAGCGGTCCTGGCCGAGCGGCTGGCTCGACTGGTCGACGCGGGGATTTTCGAGCGACGGGCGTATCGCGACGCCCGGCGCACGCGTCACGAATACCGCCTCACCGACAAGGGCATGGACCTGTATCCGGTGCTGATGGCGCTGCGCACCTGGGGCGACAAGTATCTGGCGCCGGACGGGCCGTTCGCGCACTACCGGCATGTCGAGTGCGGCGGCAGTGCTGAGATCCACCTCGTCTGTGATCGCTGCGGCGACGAGCTGACCGCCCGCGACGTGCAACTCGAGGCCGGCGCCGGCTTGCGGGCATGGGCGCTTGGAGACGCCGCGGGGTCGGGACCCGGCTGAGCCTTGCCCCGGCCGCGCTGGCTAGTGCTCGTCGGGAACCAGGCGCAACGAGATCGAGTTGATGCAGTACCGCTGATCTGTGGGCGTCGGGTAGCCCTCGCCGGAGAACACGTGACCGAGGTGGCTGTGGCAGTTCGCGCAGAGCACCTCGGTGCGCGTCGTCCCGAACGAGTGGTCGGGCCGCAGGATCACCGCGTCGGAGCTCGACGGGTCGAAGAAGGATGGCCACCCGCAGTGCGACTCGAATTTTTCGGTGCTGCGGAACAGCTCAGCGCCGCAGGCGCGGCACTCGTAAACGCCCTGGGTCTTGGAGTCGGTGTATTCACCGGTGAACGGCCGCTCGGTGCCGGCTCGGCGTAGCACCTGAAACTCCTCGGGGGTGAGCTTCTTGCGCCATTCGTCGTCAGACAGCTGCAACTTCGGCTGAGTGTCGGGGGAGGTCATGCTTCCACGCTAGCCCGAAAGGCGTTGACCCGCCGCTCCCCGCTGCGCCCGGCTGCGCCGCGCTGGCGATCACCGCGCCTAATGCAGGTGGCCCGCTGCGCCCGGCTGCGCCGCGGCGGCGATCGCCTCACGCTCCCGCTCGGCCGCCAGCCAGGCCGGATCGAGCCCGTTGTCCAGCCGGCCCTCGGCCTTGGCGTCGAGGTAGCGGAAGTAGAGCACGGTGAAAGCGACGATCAGCAGCAGCGACCACCCGTAGGTGATCTTGAGGTACTGCAGTGCGCGGCCGTATCTCATGTACCGGTAGATCAGCCAGTCGTCCAACGCCATGAAGCCGTAGATCCCCAGCCATGCCGGCCAATTGCGGATCAGCGAGTTCGGCAGCACCACCGTCATCAGGAACGGGAACAGCATCATCGAGTAGTAGCCCTGGGCCAGAGACGACACCAGGAACGACCACAGCAGCAGCACGCCCGACGAGCCGGTGTACCAGAACAGCGGGTCGCGGGTGCGGTAGTAGCGGTACAGCAGCCACAGCGCGCCGATCGCCAACACCGTAAACAGGAGTCGCAGGAACACGATCAGCCAGGTGGGCAGGCCGAAGTACACGCCGTTGCCCTCGATCGAGCTGTTGAAGTAATCCCGGGTGCCCAGGAAGTAGGGCACCGTCTTGGTGACGAAGTCCATCGGGTCGCTGACCAACGGCCACGCGATCGCATTGATGACCACGGGCACCACCAACGCCGGCACCAGCGTGCGCCACTGCCGGTTCAGCAGCGGCAGCAACAGCAGCGGGCCCAGCACCGGTTTGAGCGTGAGCGTCAGGCCGATCACCAGCCCGGCCCACCACTGGTGGGACACCTTGCCGTCCAGCAGCCAGCGCAGGAAGAGCACCTCGGCCAGCAGGACGCAGCCGTTGATGTTGGTGAACACCAGCGTGCTGGTCACGCTCTCGGTGCAGAACATGCCCAGCAGCAGGGCGGGCGCGGCCACCGACGAGATCGTGAACTTGAACAGCCGCAGCAGCAGATACCAGGCGATCAGGATCGCGATCGTGTTGATTCCGATGAACAGGTACCGCGACGGCGTGAAGGACAGGTAGCCGAAGGGCGCCATCAGCAGCGTGCCGCCGGGCGGATACAGGTAGTGCGGGTCGACGTAGTCGAAGTGCTCGTTGTAGATGTCCCAGCCGTGCCGGAAGTTCAGCACGGCCCGATAGACCGGCTTGAAGTCGTCGGTGATGTTGCCGTTGAGGCACAGGATGATGCTGCGGTGCAACACCGACATGATGGCCACCGGCCACAGCGCGGACCGCACGATGGTCGCGGTTTTCGGGGCGCCGGTCGGCGGCCGAAAAGCGGCCAGGGTCCGATCACGCAAGCCGGATCGAGTCGGGTCAGCAGCCGTCACCAGCGCACCGTACACCGCAGCTTCGCCCGGCGACGATGCGGCCGCGCGGCGGGGGAGGAGGAGCTGGGCAATCGGAAAGGGCTCAAGTGTCAGGCGGGACAGTACGTGTCGGTGGTGGGTAGCTTGCCGCTGTCGAGATAACCGAGCAGCGGCGGGATCGCGCACGGCGAATAGACGCTGGCGCCGTGGCCGATGCCCTGCCACATCACCCGCTTGCTGGCCGCGGTGGCGTTGATGACGGTGGCTGCGGTGGCCGCGACGCCCTCGGATCCGACGATCGGGTCGCTCTGCACGCCCAGCAACACGACGTCGATCTTGAGGTCCTTGGGCGGCGGGGGCGGCGAATTGGTCGGCCAGTGCACGCATTTGACCAGGTTGAGCGCGGCCACGGTGCCGAACTGGGGGTAGAGCTTCCCCCAGGCGACGACGAGTTCGCGCACCCGGTCCGGGGTGGGACGGTTGACGGCGTCGCTGCAGCCGTTGACGAACTGGCCGTCGCTGTCCAGGGCGCCGGCGGCGCGGTTGATCAGCGCGCTGAGCTGGTTGGTGTCACCGGAGCGGGCCGCGGCCAGCGTGTTGGCCAGGGTCGTGGTGGTGCCGACGCGGTCGCCGGTGGGAAAGCCCAGGGCGACGGTGATGGCGTTGGCGACCTCGGCCACCGACGCGCCGCCGGGTCCCTTGCCGGCGCGGGCGTCGGCGAGCAGCGCGCTGACGGCGCCCTTCGGGTCGGGACCCAGCGCGCAGTTGACCGCGATGCATTGCGCGGCGAACGCGTCGAGCGCGGCCTGCTGGCCCTTCACCTGCTGCTCGGCAACGGCTTCGGCGTTGGTGCCCAAGGCAACCGGGGAGTCGAGGATCAGCCTGGCGACCTTGCTGGGTCGCGAGGAGGCGTAGGCCAGCGCGACCTGCGCGCCGTTGCCGATGCCGACCAACGCGACCGCGGGCACGTCCCACAGGCTGCGCAGCCGCTCGATGTCGGAGGCGGCGTGGGCGTCGTCGTAGGCGCTGGAGCCCGGCGCGATGGCGTCGGTGCAGTTCGTGGTCGCAGTGTTGGCGACGTCGGAAAGGTTGGCGACCGGGTCGTCGCCGGTCTCGAACTGCGCCTGATCCCGCATCGTCTGGCGGTCGGTGCGGTCCCGGCAGTCGATCGGGCTCGACGCGCCGATGCCGCGGCGGTCGACGGCGACGATCGGGTGGGTTTGCAGCATGTCGGTACCCGCCCGCGACAGCCACACCGGCAGCTGCGTCGAGGACGGCAAATCGGTGCCAGTCGTGAAGACCAGGGGGCCGGCGTCCTTGGGGGTGCGGTTCGATTTGGCGCGGACCACCCCGATGTTCACGGTCCCGCTGCCGCCGTTGACCGGGTCGAGGTCGGCGTCGTAGTTCGCGCAATCCAGCTGGACGTCGGGCGCCGGGCGAACCCCGGCGTCGGTGAACGTCTTCGACGTGCAGTCGTGCCAGGACAAGTCGTTCTTGGGTGCGGCGATCGGCGGCGGCCCCACCGGGGCGGGCTTGCTGGGGGCCACGCCCTGCGGCCGGGCACCGGAATCGGTGGCGAAGCGCGGGTCGGCGGCCAGGCCCGGGACGCAGCCGGAGACGAGCGCGGTCACCGCAACGAGGATCGTGGCGAACGTGGCGTGCCGGCTCATGCGACCACAGTAGCTTCGACTTTTTCAGGCCTTCACGTATCGGGTGTAAAGGTAGCCGGCGTCGTCGGTCAGGACGTGGGAGCAATGCATGCGGGTCAGCAGTTGCCCCGGGCCGGTCGCGATGCGGCGGGCCAGGCCGCCGACGATGTAGGGCGCGATGGTGAGACACAGCTCATCGAGCAGGTCGCGTTGCACGAACGCGCCCAGCAGCATCGGCCCGCCCTCGGTGAGGATGCGATGCATGCCGCGCGACGCGAGGATCGTCAGCAGGGCGGCCTCGTCGACCTCGCCGGGGTCCTCGCCGGAACAGTCGACCACCTCGGCCAGGTCGGCGAGCAGGCGGCCGGCGCCGGCCGCGGCGGCGGTGCAGGTGAGCACCAGGGGCGGCACCTCGGTCCGGGTGAACACCGGCATGTCGCGGTCCAGGCGAGCCGATTTGGTGACGATCGCCAGTTGCGGGACTTCGGTCTGTCCCCGGGCCTGCCGGTGCTGGCGTGGCGCGACGCCGAGCTGCGCCCCGGAATAGCCCTCGATGCGTACGGTGCCCGCGCCGACCACGATGACGTCGGCGAGCTCGCGCAGCAGGTGGAAGATGAGCCGGTCGCCCGGCCCCGCCATGGTCCCGGTTTTGCCGTCCGCGGTGGCTCCGCCGTCGATGCTGGTGATGAAGTTCGCCCGCACCCAGGGCTGGTCCTGTTCCGGATATGCGTAGAGCTGGGGGAGCTCGCCGTCATCGAGTTGGCGCGCCGACCCGAGCAGCGTCAGTGGGGTCTCGGGGCCGCTGCCGGCCGCAGAGTCGGGCATGAGGTTGATTGCAGCACGCCGTTACAGTTCCTGCATGCACGGGGGCCGCGTGGGGCGTCTGGTCGATCGGCATCCGACCGTGTCACCGGAACGGCTGATCGCCCAACTGAAACCGCCACCGACGTTCGCCGACGTGAGTTTTGCGAGCTACCGTCCCGACCCGGCCGAACCGTCGCAGGCCGCCGCGGTCGCGGCGTGCCGGGAGTTCTGCGAGCAGGCCGTGCGGCGCAGGGCGGGCCGGCGAAAGCCGTTCGGTAAGCGCCAGGTGTTGCCCGGCGTCGGGCTGTACCTGGACGGCGGGTTCGGTGTGGGCAAGACCCACCTGCTGGCGTCGGCTTACTATCAGCTGCCCGGCGACGGGCCGCGGCCGCCAACGCCCAAGGCGTTCGCCACCTTTGGCGAGCTGACCCAGCTCGCGGGGGTGTTCGGCTTCGTCGAATGCATCGACCTGTTGGCCGACTACACCGTGGTGTGCATCGACGAATTCGAACTCGACGACCCGGGCAACACCACGCTGATTTCGCGGATGCTCGCGGCGCTGGTCGAGCGCGGGGTGTCGCTGGCGGCCACCTCGAACACGCTTCCCGAGCAGCTCGGCGAGGGCCGCTTCGCGGCCCAGGACTTCCTACGCGAAATCAACACGCTGGCAAGCATTTTCACCACCGTGCGCATCGACGGCCCCGACTACCGCCATCGTGGCCTGCCGCCGGCGCCCCCGCCGCCCACCGATAAGGAGGTGGTCGCGCGGGCCGCGGGCGTGCCGGGGGCGACGCTGGACGACTTCGACGCGCTGTGCGCGCATCTGGCGACGATGCACCCGTCACGGTATCTGAGCCTGATCGAGGGGGTGACCGCCGTGTTCTTGACCGGCGTGCACGGCATCGATGACCAGAACGTCGCGCTGCGGCTGGTATCGCTGACGGATCGGCTGTACGACGCTGGCATTCCTGTGGTGGCCTCCGGGGCCAAGCTGGACACCGTTTTCGGCGCCGAGATGCTGGCCGGTGGTTACCGGAAGAAGTACCTGCGCGCGACGTCTCGGCTGTTGGCGTTGAGCGCCGCGGCTAGCTCAGCTCGCGAACCATGACGTAGTCGTGCTCGCGCAGGTCGGCGCCGACCCGAAAGGTTCTGGTGCCGCTGATCCTGAATCCGTGCTTGGTGTAAAAGCGTTGCGCTCGAACGTTTTCCTGGTTGACGCCCAGCCACATGCTGCGGACGTGCCAGTCGGCGACGGCGCCCACGGCGTGCTTCATCAGCATTGCCGACAACCCGCCGCCGTGAAAGTCGGGCACTACGTACATCTTTGACAGCTCCGCCGTCGGGCGGACATCGACGGCGCGCGCCACGTCGGGGTCGTCGCCGACGCCGTTGACCACCATGGTGTAACCGACGATCCGGTCGTCGTGCTGCGCGGTCAGGATCACCCGGTCGGGGTCGGTCAGATACTCGGCGAACCGCGCGGCCGAAAGGTTGGTGTCGATGAAGGATGCGACGTTCTCCCGCGCTATCGAGGGCGGGCACGCCAACGGAAAGGTGCGCGCGGCGACGGCGGCCAGCTCATCGGTGTCGACGGAATCCGGGGAGGCGAGGCGGACGGTCCCCGTCACAGGTTCCATTGCGCGAGGTGCTGGCCCGTCTTCTTGTCCAGCAGAACCACATTGGAGACCGGGTCGCGGTAGGCGTCCCAATAGACGCCGCCGCGCACGATCGCTCCGTTAGGCGCATTGACGAGCACGTTGTCCAGCGCGTCGGGGGCATCGGTTGCCCGCGGCTTGTACGCGTCGCCATACGGCGTGACGCCGTCGAAGCTGAAGTTGGTCGCCATGATGTACGGGTTGGGCACCCGCACGGCGCGCACGGTGATGTCGGCGCGGTTGGGCGTGCTGCCGGGGAAACTCTTGATCGGGACGCCGCTGCGGGTGTAGCCGAATCCCGGCGGCGGGTCGCAGGGGGCGACGCTGCTGACCGTCACGTCCGCGATGTAGGTTCCCGTGTCCACTCGCAGGGTGTCGCCGATGTGGCCGATCGGAGCGTCCCCGGCCCGCGCGCTGGGCGCGGCGACGCCGGTCGCGGTGACGCTGGCGGCGGCGATCAGGAGGGTTGACAAGACGATCAACCAGCGGTGTCTCTTCGCCACGTCTGCGCCTCCTATGCGTCCTTGCAGGGGACCTTCGCATGATCGCACACGCGCCGCCGCCGGCGGGAGGGGTCGGCGGGCTCGGTCGCCGCCGGGGTCGCCATGGTCAAGTCCTGCGAAGAGATGCGCGCCCGGCGTCGCTCTGCGACGATCTGTGGACTATGAAGCGTCTTCTGCTGCTGCTGGGCCTCGCCGCGATGATCGGCACGGCCGCGCCGGCGGCCGCCGACCCGGCCGACGACCAATTCCTCGCCGCGTTGCAGGCCTCCGGCGTCACGTACAAAGACCCGGGCAAGGTGATTTCGGCAGCCAAGTGGGTGTGTCAAACCGTCAACGGCGGCGAGCAGATGGCCGACGTCGTCAAGACCGTCGAGGCCGAAAACCCCGGACTCGTCCAGGAGAACGCGGCCAAGTTCACCGCGCTGGCGGCCAGCGCGTACTGCCCCAACAAGCTGCCGCCCGCGCCCGCCGCGTCTCCCGCGCCTGCCGTGCCCGTGAACAACGGCTGACAGCCCACTATTCGTCGGCGTCCGTGGCGGTCTCGGCGGC from Mycobacterium shigaense includes these protein-coding regions:
- a CDS encoding alpha/beta hydrolase; this encodes MSRHATFATILVAVTALVSGCVPGLAADPRFATDSGARPQGVAPSKPAPVGPPPIAAPKNDLSWHDCTSKTFTDAGVRPAPDVQLDCANYDADLDPVNGGSGTVNIGVVRAKSNRTPKDAGPLVFTTGTDLPSSTQLPVWLSRAGTDMLQTHPIVAVDRRGIGASSPIDCRDRTDRQTMRDQAQFETGDDPVANLSDVANTATTNCTDAIAPGSSAYDDAHAASDIERLRSLWDVPAVALVGIGNGAQVALAYASSRPSKVARLILDSPVALGTNAEAVAEQQVKGQQAALDAFAAQCIAVNCALGPDPKGAVSALLADARAGKGPGGASVAEVANAITVALGFPTGDRVGTTTTLANTLAAARSGDTNQLSALINRAAGALDSDGQFVNGCSDAVNRPTPDRVRELVVAWGKLYPQFGTVAALNLVKCVHWPTNSPPPPPKDLKIDVVLLGVQSDPIVGSEGVAATAATVINATAASKRVMWQGIGHGASVYSPCAIPPLLGYLDSGKLPTTDTYCPA
- the zapE gene encoding cell division protein ZapE, which codes for MRLIAARRYSSCMHGGRVGRLVDRHPTVSPERLIAQLKPPPTFADVSFASYRPDPAEPSQAAAVAACREFCEQAVRRRAGRRKPFGKRQVLPGVGLYLDGGFGVGKTHLLASAYYQLPGDGPRPPTPKAFATFGELTQLAGVFGFVECIDLLADYTVVCIDEFELDDPGNTTLISRMLAALVERGVSLAATSNTLPEQLGEGRFAAQDFLREINTLASIFTTVRIDGPDYRHRGLPPAPPPPTDKEVVARAAGVPGATLDDFDALCAHLATMHPSRYLSLIEGVTAVFLTGVHGIDDQNVALRLVSLTDRLYDAGIPVVASGAKLDTVFGAEMLAGGYRKKYLRATSRLLALSAAASSAREP
- a CDS encoding DUF732 domain-containing protein — encoded protein: MKRLLLLLGLAAMIGTAAPAAADPADDQFLAALQASGVTYKDPGKVISAAKWVCQTVNGGEQMADVVKTVEAENPGLVQENAAKFTALAASAYCPNKLPPAPAASPAPAVPVNNG
- the aftC gene encoding arabinofuranan 3-O-arabinosyltransferase, giving the protein MYGALVTAADPTRSGLRDRTLAAFRPPTGAPKTATIVRSALWPVAIMSVLHRSIILCLNGNITDDFKPVYRAVLNFRHGWDIYNEHFDYVDPHYLYPPGGTLLMAPFGYLSFTPSRYLFIGINTIAILIAWYLLLRLFKFTISSVAAPALLLGMFCTESVTSTLVFTNINGCVLLAEVLFLRWLLDGKVSHQWWAGLVIGLTLTLKPVLGPLLLLPLLNRQWRTLVPALVVPVVINAIAWPLVSDPMDFVTKTVPYFLGTRDYFNSSIEGNGVYFGLPTWLIVFLRLLFTVLAIGALWLLYRYYRTRDPLFWYTGSSGVLLLWSFLVSSLAQGYYSMMLFPFLMTVVLPNSLIRNWPAWLGIYGFMALDDWLIYRYMRYGRALQYLKITYGWSLLLIVAFTVLYFRYLDAKAEGRLDNGLDPAWLAAEREREAIAAAAQPGAAGHLH
- a CDS encoding pyrimidine reductase family protein, with the protein product MPDSAAGSGPETPLTLLGSARQLDDGELPQLYAYPEQDQPWVRANFITSIDGGATADGKTGTMAGPGDRLIFHLLRELADVIVVGAGTVRIEGYSGAQLGVAPRQHRQARGQTEVPQLAIVTKSARLDRDMPVFTRTEVPPLVLTCTAAAAGAGRLLADLAEVVDCSGEDPGEVDEAALLTILASRGMHRILTEGGPMLLGAFVQRDLLDELCLTIAPYIVGGLARRIATGPGQLLTRMHCSHVLTDDAGYLYTRYVKA
- a CDS encoding GNAT family N-acetyltransferase, with the translated sequence MEPVTGTVRLASPDSVDTDELAAVAARTFPLACPPSIARENVASFIDTNLSAARFAEYLTDPDRVILTAQHDDRIVGYTMVVNGVGDDPDVARAVDVRPTAELSKMYVVPDFHGGGLSAMLMKHAVGAVADWHVRSMWLGVNQENVRAQRFYTKHGFRISGTRTFRVGADLREHDYVMVRELS